TTAAGGGAGACTCCTTCTACAACTATACTGGTATATAGAAATAACTTTTTTACCTACAGCattaccatttcctttttacTTCTCTTATAAATATAACCATTTGTAGTTGGTTCATAAAcaattgaattattaaatataGACAAAGGTATATCTTATACCATATCTAACAAATATGTACCCaggattttttcttcctttcagtaAAATCATTGTTCAGGTTTGATGTATTGTATCTGCTTGTCATTTAGACAAAACATAAACTATTATTTCACTTTTAAGTAACttattatattgtgttatatatcAACACTCTAATGATGTATtatcttacattttaaaattctcaaaacATGACACTTCCTTCTGGGGACAAACACTATTTTGATAATCCTGCACAGTGCagtcttgatttttgtgtttctcAGACTATAGATTATGGGGTTCATGAATGGAGGCAATATTGTATAAGTCATAGAAATCAGAAGATTCTGGATTGGGGATGCATCTGATAAGGGACCTAGAACTGTGACCATGCCAGTAAGGACAAATAAGAAGAAGATAATCAACTGAGGAGAACAGGTAGACAAAGCTTTGTAGCGTCCTTCCACAGCTGGCATTTTAAGTACAGTAGAGAAGATGTAAGTATAGGATATAATTAAAAAACCAAAGCAGAATAATACTATAGTTGAACTAGTAGCAAGGAGAACATACTCAGTATTACGAACCTCAGAGCATGAAACCTTCAAGATATGAGGGATATCACAAAAAAACTGATGGATCACATTGGATCCTGAGAAAGGTAAGCGGAACATGTTCCCTGTATGTAGAGCTGAATAGACACACCCAGTGAGCCATGAACTGGTTGCCACCCAAATGCATCGGGCTGGTGTCATGATTACCCCATAGTGCAGGGGCTGACAGATTGCCACAAAGCGATCATAGGACATGGCTACAAGCAAAGCAATCTCTGTTGCTGCAAGGAAGCTAAAGAAAAATATCTGAACAGCACAGCCATGCAAAGAAATGGTTTGATTATGTGTCAGAGAAGACACAATGAATTTGGGAAGAGTGACTGAGATGTAGCTGATATCCAACAAGGATAAGTTactcagaaaaaaatacattggAGAGTGAAGGTGTGCATCAGTGACAATGGCAGCGATAGTGAGAAAATTACCTATCACAGCTGCTATATAAATCAGCAGGAATAGCATAGCATGTAAGACTTGTAGCTCCCTGATGCTGGAATATTCCATGAGGAAGAATTCCATGATGATGGAGAAATTTCCCATGAATGCTTGTGTACTATAATTCATCTTGAAACAACATGAGTAGAGGATATCAaattctaaaagaaagaaaataaaaacttctaACTACATAGAAAATTCATGAAATTCATTCCCACTAATCATGCCACAATGACAATCAGATCATATTTAAAGATCCAAGTTAATACCTAATTGGGAGCAGAACTGGCACTGTGCAACATGGGCATAATGGTCCCAGAGCAGAGACCTCTTTGCTATTGAaagtttttaaagatatataaagataaatgCAAGTGTATGAGAGAATAGATGATATATTTGTCCTAATACATAACTATTAGCTAGCattaattttcaatatacattttccatagaaatatagaagatgggggcagctgggtatctcagtggattgagagccagacctagagactggaagtcctaggttcaaatatggcctcagacacttcccagctgtgtgaccctggggacgtcacttgacccccattgcctaggccttaccactcttcttccttgtacccaatacacagtattgactccaagacagaagataagggtttaaaaaaaaagaaagatagaagagacTTGATATCTTAGCTCATGAAGAGGATGTTTTCAGCTCAATGGAATTCTTAGGAGCTTTGATCTTTTGAGTTCAGAAGACTGATTCATCTAATCAAAGGGACACtaacatacaaaacaaatttaaCCAGTATAGAGAAATTTTCCAAGGAATTTTTCATGCTAGATATATATTTCAAACCCTTAcccatttagaatcaatactgggtattggttctaaggcaaaagagtagtaagggctagatagtGGGGGTTAAataacaactaggaagtgtctgtggccatatttgaacccaggacctcccatgccTCATATGTTAGTATGTGactaataaaatttttaagttgGTTTAAGAGATGGACATGGCCTTAGCatctatttgaaaattttatcagTATGGTATTGTAGggtaatggaaagaaagaaaactttctgTTAGCTGAATTGGATTTAAAGCTTTTCCCAGACATGATTAGGCTTTAGAGTAAATCAATCATTCTCTCAGAATTCATATTCCTCATTTACATACTCAGGACAATAATGGTGGGTACTCACAATACATGACTGTTACAacaaagtgttttgaaaactctaaagtaaaatatgaatgaattacttttattaaaatataatttttaagaagatGAAAGACAGATCAATGTACAATTAGCAGAGATAGTGGGGAGTTCGAAATTAAACGTTAGTCTCTTGgttcctttccccttccagtACTTTTCTAAGTTAGTCATTCATACAAATATTATAATCTCCCTAACTCCACTGCAACACAATCCTAAACTTGGCAGAAATGAAAACACTaaaacattaaaatgtaaactggTGAGATTTTAGATGAAAAGACATACTCAATCCTTCCATTTGTAGGAAGCTTAAATAGCTCAATTATATGAAAAGGGTCTCTATACAATGAACAATATACAATGGACATGCTTTCAGATCTTAGAATATATCCATGCTTTTACTCCTGACTATTCACCTACACAAATTTCAAAAGGAGTATGGAAACCGAAATTGACTGTATTAAAATTGCCCTCCCTGGGGAAATCTGGAGTGGCTTTCTGAAGAAATGGACTCAAGCCAAAAGTGACTATAGAATAGGAGAGGAAAGATTATTTGGTTCCATCTTCCTCAAGTGGTACCACAGATAAAGAGAATGCTTTAGAGTCAGTTATTAAAGAGTAAAAAGACTACAGTTATCCATTAAAGAGCTAGACTGGTCTAATAGTAGTCAAAACTATGGAGCAAGTACAATCACCAAGTGATCTGCTCAAACCAGACAGTGATTTGGCACATTTAGCTAAAACACTGAACCCAAGGAAAGGCAAGCTCACCTGGACCAGGCATCCTGGAGAAATAGTGCATCTCACCAAAACCAGGCCAGTTACCAAAGTACCTTTGTTTTACCCAAATACTCACCCTATTTGTTGGAGAGTAGGATCCTTGTAAATGGACATTAGCTCTATTATTCCAATGACAGCTTTGATTTTAATaacactattttaaaattattttcagcattttcaatttaaaaaatgtgtttttaaagcCATATATATTAATCTGGTGTACAGGACAGTATTCCATATGGTATTTAACTTTTTCTAAAAGGTGATTCATCTCTATGGacacaaaaaatatttgtttcaagTGAATATATAacctttttcttatctttgttcattaattattaatttttatttattggaatataagttaataaattaataaatagatataatttgataatttaattgaTCAATATTTGATTTATACTTTCCTTTAAATGACACAATCCATCACACACATTTGCAGTTTGTACCAAGAAGAAATTTTCCTCCTGTCTTAtctaaatcattttgatttttttagattATTATACTGAGCTTTTCAGAATATGTAATTCTGAATCACAGGGGATATATACTTTAAGGCCAAGGGAAAAAATTCTGAGGCATTAAGATGGTAAAATTGTATTCATAATTgccatttatacatatatctaaTCATTTTATACACAAAACATGAGATAattttactatattatatatatatatatatattctatatatacatatattcttccctaaaaatagtaataacaataataatttcattatacTGATAATTGATGTTAGATAAtaagactatctttctttttcttatctaacCCAAGGTGTTCACAGTGATATTTCAAATATGTTCATTGATTAATTGATAATAAATTAGAGGTTAGATTGCCAGgtatgaagtcagaaagattaatcttcctgaattcatatgTGGTCTCATACACTTCTTACTATATATGAACAgttattttgtctttgtgtctcagttcctcatctgtaaaatgaactagagaaagaaatggcaaatgaatccagtattttttgccaagaaaaccccaaatagggtcatgatgCTTCAGACAAGATAGAAATGATTGAATTTGCACAAAATGTTAACAGAAAAGGAAGCTATGAGAAGACCAAATATCCCTCTGGGAAGGAAACTCTACAACTTTATTACAAATGAATTGCATTCTTAGTTACCTGCAGTCCTGAGAATTTATGTGACATGCTCATTGAATCAAATATAGGTTGTGTAAAAAACTTGGATTTAAAtccatctttcttcctttaagcCATCTTTCCAGTTACTTGTATgcgacttgaaaaaaaaaaaaaacattgattgtagCATTATTTTTAGCTTCAAACTTCCTGTGCAAATACTTTGAGAAATTTAACTACCTCACCTTGCTCAGTTTCACTTCGGAACAATATTGTACATTGACACTTACCTGATGCAAAGGTGATGTCTGTATAAGTGTGAtagaaaagtaataataattaaaacaataataataaaataataaaaaaaattaaaactaatacTTATAATCAAGTCCTCCAAGGAAACCAGTTAGAGACTATAggttttatcctcattttatggagaagAATAAGAGGCTCAGAGACTGAATTATTTCCCTGTATCCATACATCTCCTGTTGAAGAATCAGAATGAAATTTTCATTGTTAAACCATAACACAACGAATCTCTGAAGTATACCAACTCTGGTAGACATCAAAATCAGGATACTGAACACACAACAATCAACTAAGCAAACTGACCAGtcataaaaataggaaaaagtgCATGTGAATAATTTAGTCACCCATTTCACACATACAGAGGTACAGACATATGTTGTTGTTgtgttggttgtctcttgaaccgaggatgacgattgtctgtgtgcgtttttgtgcacaaagacacttgtgcatgaagatttaagtggaaaagtcgatgcacagagacagccccactctctcagctttggaagcctgggtccattggcacaaaaagtcattacacctggagacttcctaagctgcattggatggccacgttgtcttttgtgctccaacacgccctaagcactccacagtgccttgctgcatcgccatctcagccattgaaccttcttattggtttcttccatctgttcagcagaagcagtcttcacatgctgggtgagcaaagccctagttcaccaggggtcaacggcgacccgatggctaccctcacaaggtttagcgggcctgtcaaagctgttgcccgaggtgtggccgctgccgcatgctagcagctactaggagccacaagtgagagctgggtgtcagtggctggagagctgccctagaaaggcacgacaagccctccataccagaggtattacccctccctgagcaccccatacacccctacagacatatacatgtataaaaatacattCATCTATAAAAGcatagatattatatatgtatattatatactatatatattatacataaacaTAAATATGTGTATCCATGatatatggataaggaaactggcACAGGTATTTTCCTTTACCTATTTGTAGGGGATAGACAGGATCCAAAAAGTATGACTTTCTCCACTGAATCAATTTTGTTCTCATTTGGAGTTTCAGAGAAGGGGAGCTGAAACTGAATCATGTGAAGCTATTGGCTGTGATGAAACAGTGATGATTTTTAGATGAGGACAAATATATTGCCAAATGGCCTTCATGGGAACCACTTCCTGAAGTCCCCAGAGAAGCCAGAGTTGTCTTTCCTTATTAGTCATAGATGCACTGACCTTTCCCTTGAGTATAATTAGATAAGGTacacattatttataaaaatcataagGAAATTACATGTTAAGTGTAATTCATGTATATTCTATGGAgaacctatatatgtatataaaaacatatattatgtatttaaataGAGTGATAGGTCCTAAAATTACTAAAAGactaaaacctttttattttggcCATAAAGGGGGTGCACATGAATTAGATTCTGTTGTCTGACTTCTATTTTAAAACATCATAGAGATTAAATAAATAAGGCCATGTTTGGAACTCAGtggagggtggggtggggaagtaGGGCATGTAATCTCTGAGAGGGTAGGTATGGGACTTTGGTCAGGGAGGTAAGGTGGGGGAGGTCTTCTAAAAGGTTCTGCCATCTCTGTCCCATAtgatgaaataaagaaagaatcttACTAGATTCCTTCTCTAGTAATTATGGTCTGGATACCTAAACCTGGGAGAGGAAAAACAGAGAATAAAACTGTAGACAAATGATCCTACTtgaatgaaattaatgaaatcaaagatgAAACAAGTATGGTCTTTATCTCCACAATAATTCAATAGTAAACTACGAGTACTAGTTGAAGCACTAAGACAGGGGGATAAAACTGTGATGTGGAATTTTCAGTTTAGCCAAGAAGGAGGAAACTATGTTGTCACTCcagagtaaggaaggaaggaaatttattATGCATGGATCCAGATGGGTTAGCTCCTCAGGTCTGGGCCCTGAGACAAGGAGCTCTGGATATTGTATGCACAATCATGGAGGGttttcagttgaccaaagcgcccttgaccagatcccccaaaaccacaccattgaacaacttgatgtccctccttcaatagagaaagtccaaaaagccattaaacaaatgagttcaggcaaggcacctggtaaagacaggatcccaactgaggtgtacaaggccttaaatggaaaggtgcttcgggcattccacatagtgctgaccagcatatgggaagaggaagacatgcccccagaactcagagatgcctccattgtaccCCTATACAAAAACAAAGGTGGACGAGCAGCCTGTGATAACtatagaggcatctcactactctccactgctggaaagatccttgcctaTGTTATaatcaacagactcctgtcatctgtttcagagcagaacctgcctgaatcacaatgtggcttccgaccagattgtagcaccatcgacatggtcttcatggtgaggcaaatgcaggaaaattgccttgagcagaacctgagtctctacattgtcttcatagatctgacaaaggtgttcgacacagtgaacagggatgcattgtgggtgatccttagcaaacttgattgcccagcaaaattcgtcaaactgatccagctctttcatgtcgacatgacaggagaagtcctatctggtgaagagacttccgatcacctcaacatctccaatggcgtgaaacaaggcagTGTCCtggctccggtactattcaacctatacttcacccaagtgttacaacatgctgtgatggatctagacctgggcatctacatcaaataccaactggatggatcactattcgaccttcgcagcctgactgcaaaaacaaagacaatagagagactcatcctggaagctctcttcacagatgactgtgctctcatggcccaccaagaaaatcatctccaaagcATTGTGGACAGGCTCtcaacagcaacaaaactgtttggcctgactatcagcctcagcaaaacagaggtgcttttccaacccacaccagggaggccaactaaccagcagtgcattacaatcaacggcacgcagctttctaacatcaacactttcaagtacctgggcagcaccatagCCAataacgggtccctagaccacgagattaatgtcagaatccaaaaggccagccaggcactagGACAGCtacactccaaagtcctccaacacagaggtataagcactgcgacgaagctcaaagtgtataacgcagtggtcctcagctcactcctgtatgcttgtgaaacatggacactgtaccagaagcacatgaagcagttggagcaattccaccaatgctccctctgatcaatcatgaggatccgatggcaggaccaaatcaccaaccaggaagtcctcgacagagccaactccaccagcatcgaagtaatggtcctcaaaacccagctatgatggtctggatacatcatccgcatggacccacagcaaataccaagacaggtattctatggtgaactgtcagctggactcaggaaacaaggttgaccaaggaaaagattcaaggatcagctaaagtcaaacttgaagtgggctggcattacaccaaagcaactaagAACTTGCtacctctgtcagaagcagctggcgaacccacattaaccatgccgccaccacctttgaagatgagcgacgtcaacgtcttgccactgcgcatgAACTCTGACACCAGGCCATAacctcacctcccgtaacaactggcatcccaggccccatgtgccacaaactttgagcctcagtctttggacttcaaagccacatgagggtacatcaatagattataatgcacaaagacaattgtcattctcagtcaccgagaaactaccactatactatactatctttcccttcccttttctctcagtgcaatcctctctTCCAGCCCTTGActgatttttacatgtcattcatatgcataaatatcatatcatacatGCATATTGTTCTGTATCATCACATTTAcctatatatcatatcatcatatatcattatatacatcatgtttgtaaaatggagatttgaaccccagacttcaatccccagaagtccttggtatttccaagaattccctataatctcacctgagtctccacctgggcaagatcacaattagtatttaactggctctctgcctcccatggGTTCTCTTCTTGGCCATTTGCaatatgtagtaagtaagctttgaatgggctaatcagtcctaggcacatggttttcttattttttattttctttattccttgatttataatgatcctttataaacctcataaaatacaacacttttattactagagactaatttaatattttcaataattgcaaccacaagattggatgagaactcaattattttttaagatagccaagataatttttaagccacatttctccaaggcttttcatcAATGCCTCTTGATTCAGCTTGCTCCTGCCTCCATTCATTCACTCCAGCCCagcttgacccagatcactctcctGATCCCGACCCACCATGGCCCAGCCCCAGGTGATCTCCAGCCTCCGAGCCAGATTGCCCCAgaacccaggctgctggtagcttgCCCTTGTGTCTTTGGAATCAAAAAACAagtggtaaaaatgggggtgatctttccttaggctacaattagccccCACATGGCAAGGgaccatgggggggggggcgcaacGAGGATAAAGAAGAGAATTCTCCAAAGAGGAAGTTACAAATATGGattattctatgagagagcagtgcatttcctATCTAAAAGGTTGTTTTTTCATCACTGCCCTGATTCTttcatttatctcacctgagattcacagacaaaattcatctccctacaactctGCCAATTGGGCCtaggcctagatacaggaggtcctgggttctagtatggcctcagacacttcctagctgtgtgaccctgaaaaagtcacttgaaccccatttcctaccccttaccaatcttctgccttggaacctgacAAAAAGCATcaaactgtatttttaaaaatgaactttaaagagactggaggatatattttaaaggcttttcagactccaatgttttatttttaaaaatctgtattttattgcattttgctgattgttttgcttaggatttaattttgttgattttaagttcatatattaatgcattcaatactattctataacactgaatcagtttaatgtactgggttttaaatactgttatattctgttgcttttcccctataactatactgaacaaatgttcttgaataagcccatataaaaacagctttttttctatttttgactttgtaaattgtcacatagaggatagatggacctCATCAAACTGGTTGCAAtcatataacaacctttggaaaatttaatgagctaaatatctcaaattcattttaaggtgtattttagacatgatttttagatttttttctataaCTCTAATCATTTTGGCTTCTTCTAACAGAAGGTAagatccattttagtagctgtagtgaaatacaattataatcctgatctcacatttataaaaatgttaaaggaTAGGACATCagagtctcataccaaaggagctaggaagttaatcccagggta
This DNA window, taken from Monodelphis domestica isolate mMonDom1 chromosome 6, mMonDom1.pri, whole genome shotgun sequence, encodes the following:
- the LOC100028667 gene encoding olfactory receptor 14I1-like, translated to MNYSTQAFMGNFSIIMEFFLMEYSSIRELQVLHAMLFLLIYIAAVIGNFLTIAAIVTDAHLHSPMYFFLSNLSLLDISYISVTLPKFIVSSLTHNQTISLHGCAVQIFFFSFLAATEIALLVAMSYDRFVAICQPLHYGVIMTPARCIWVATSSWLTGCVYSALHTGNMFRLPFSGSNVIHQFFCDIPHILKVSCSEVRNTEYVLLATSSTIVLFCFGFLIISYTYIFSTVLKMPAVEGRYKALSTCSPQLIIFFLFVLTGMVTVLGPLSDASPIQNLLISMTYTILPPFMNPIIYSLRNTKIKTALCRIIKIVFVPRRKCHVLRILKCKIIHH